A genomic region of bacterium contains the following coding sequences:
- a CDS encoding formate--tetrahydrofolate ligase, protein MPFPPDIEIAQAAKPRPIAEVAAGLGLGPDDLDLYGRGKAKVHNHALRRFQGSIGKLVLVSAITPTPAGEGKTTVTIGLAQGLAKLGEKAACALREPSLGPIFGVKGGAAGGGYSQVIPMEDINLHFTGDIHAVTSAHNLLAAALDNHLFRGDASGLDPRTVTYRRVVDMNDRELRDIVIGLGGRTQGVPRESGFDITAASEVMAILCLAEDFEDLKRRLGSILLGMTYDGKPVLAKEIGVAGAMTMLLKHAIRPNLVQTLEGVPAFIHGGPFANIAHGCNSVLATRMALAFSDWGITEAGFGFDLGAEKFFDIKCVSGKFCPSLVVLVATCRALKMHGGVKKRDLAEPNPEALARGLPNLEKHLENIKKFGLPSVVCVNRFFSDTEEEMRVVLDRCRELGVPAAVGEGFAKGGDGMLELAELVRESARDCTGDFKPLYDWSWPVEKKIYTVAHEIYGAEHVDYTSKAKRDLKTIEDFGYSGLPVCIAKTQNSLSDNPVLLGRPKDFVVTVREIQIAAGAGFVVPLTGDILRMPGLPKDPAAVHMDIDLDGNITGLF, encoded by the coding sequence ATGCCCTTCCCGCCCGACATAGAAATCGCCCAGGCGGCGAAGCCGCGGCCCATCGCCGAGGTCGCGGCCGGACTGGGCCTCGGGCCCGACGACCTCGACCTCTACGGTCGGGGCAAGGCCAAGGTCCACAACCACGCCCTCCGCAGATTCCAGGGTAGTATCGGCAAGCTCGTCCTGGTCTCCGCCATCACCCCCACCCCGGCGGGCGAGGGCAAGACCACGGTGACCATCGGCCTGGCCCAGGGACTGGCCAAGCTGGGCGAGAAGGCGGCCTGCGCCCTGCGCGAGCCCTCCCTGGGGCCGATATTCGGCGTGAAAGGCGGCGCCGCCGGCGGCGGATACTCCCAGGTCATCCCCATGGAGGACATCAACCTCCACTTCACCGGCGACATCCACGCGGTCACCTCGGCGCACAACCTGTTGGCCGCGGCCCTGGACAACCATCTCTTTCGGGGCGACGCGAGCGGGCTGGACCCCCGCACCGTGACCTACCGCCGCGTGGTGGACATGAACGACCGCGAGCTGCGGGACATCGTCATCGGCCTCGGCGGCCGGACCCAGGGCGTGCCGCGGGAGTCCGGCTTCGACATCACCGCCGCCAGCGAGGTCATGGCCATCCTCTGCCTGGCGGAGGATTTCGAGGACCTGAAACGCCGCCTGGGGAGCATCCTCCTCGGCATGACTTACGACGGCAAGCCGGTGCTGGCCAAGGAGATAGGTGTTGCGGGCGCCATGACGATGCTGTTGAAGCACGCCATTCGGCCCAACCTGGTGCAGACCCTCGAGGGCGTTCCCGCCTTCATCCACGGCGGCCCCTTCGCCAACATCGCCCACGGCTGCAATTCGGTCCTCGCCACCCGCATGGCCCTGGCCTTCAGCGACTGGGGGATCACCGAGGCCGGCTTCGGCTTCGATTTGGGCGCGGAGAAGTTCTTCGACATCAAGTGCGTCTCCGGCAAATTCTGCCCCAGCCTGGTGGTCCTGGTGGCCACCTGCCGGGCGCTGAAGATGCACGGCGGAGTGAAGAAGCGGGACCTGGCCGAGCCCAACCCCGAAGCCCTGGCCCGCGGCCTGCCCAACCTGGAGAAGCACCTGGAGAATATAAAGAAGTTCGGGCTGCCGTCCGTGGTCTGTGTAAACCGCTTCTTCTCCGACACCGAGGAGGAGATGCGCGTCGTCCTGGACCGTTGCCGGGAGCTGGGGGTCCCCGCCGCCGTGGGCGAGGGCTTTGCCAAGGGCGGCGACGGGATGCTCGAGTTGGCCGAGCTGGTCCGGGAAAGCGCCCGGGATTGCACGGGTGACTTCAAGCCGCTCTACGACTGGAGCTGGCCCGTCGAGAAGAAAATCTACACCGTGGCCCACGAAATCTACGGCGCCGAGCACGTGGACTACACGTCCAAGGCGAAGCGCGACCTGAAAACCATCGAGGACTTCGGCTACTCCGGGCTGCCGGTCTGCATCGCCAAGACGCAGAATTCCCTCTCGGACAACCCGGTGCTCCTGGGGCGCCCCAAGGACTTCGTGGTGACGGTGCGGGAGATTCAGATCGCCGCGGGGGCCGGGTTCGTCGTCCCGCTCACCGGGGACATCCTGCGCATGCCGGGCCTGCCCAAGGATCCGGCGGCAGTGCACATGGACATTGACCTGGACGGCAACATCACCGGGCTGTTTTAG
- a CDS encoding class I SAM-dependent methyltransferase → MDRADHVTYSPRFVNRIRELHRGMEGWPRYARYIEEHLEGPDSRVVRFTERLLPEIEFFCGPLDSKRVLDFGCGTGASTVALACRAGEVHAYDIDREALDICRLRLSEHGLADRVAILDDPEDAGGRYDLILLSGVVEHIPSSETGLRRDVLRRVFGLLAPGGFLYVNETPNRLWPIDFHTTGLAGIPWTRPGSPWAHRRAVRRGRYSPTERLSPGPRGLEEAGAWGSTWWEIKGCLRGLPWRSVNLLPGWDSHVHHPPGGPLRRVVEALLYFAVARPARVPLTAFTPFISNLVMQRSG, encoded by the coding sequence GTGGACCGCGCCGACCATGTCACCTACTCCCCCCGGTTCGTCAACCGCATCCGTGAGCTCCACCGGGGGATGGAAGGCTGGCCCCGTTATGCGCGGTACATCGAGGAGCACCTGGAAGGTCCGGACAGCCGCGTGGTCCGCTTCACCGAACGGCTCCTGCCCGAGATAGAGTTCTTCTGCGGGCCGCTAGACTCCAAACGTGTGTTGGACTTCGGCTGCGGCACGGGAGCCAGCACGGTCGCCCTGGCCTGCCGGGCCGGAGAGGTCCACGCTTACGACATTGACCGCGAGGCCCTGGACATCTGCAGGCTACGCCTGAGTGAGCACGGCCTCGCCGACCGGGTGGCGATCCTGGACGACCCCGAGGACGCCGGAGGGAGGTACGACCTGATCCTTCTCTCCGGGGTCGTCGAGCACATCCCCTCGAGCGAGACCGGTCTGCGGAGGGACGTCCTGCGGCGGGTCTTCGGGCTCCTCGCGCCTGGCGGCTTCCTTTACGTCAACGAGACCCCCAACCGGCTGTGGCCCATTGACTTCCACACGACCGGGCTCGCGGGGATTCCCTGGACGCGGCCGGGCTCGCCCTGGGCGCACCGCCGGGCCGTGAGGCGCGGGCGTTATTCCCCGACGGAGCGGCTGAGCCCGGGGCCGCGCGGGTTGGAGGAAGCCGGAGCCTGGGGGTCCACCTGGTGGGAAATCAAAGGTTGCCTGCGCGGGCTGCCCTGGCGGTCGGTCAACCTCCTGCCCGGTTGGGATTCCCACGTCCACCACCCGCCCGGGGGCCCGCTGAGACGGGTGGTCGAAGCGCTGCTGTACTTCGCCGTGGCGCGGCCGGCGCGCGTACCGCTGACCGCCTTCACCCCGTTCATCAGCAACCTGGTTATGCAACGGTCGGGATGA
- a CDS encoding nucleotidyltransferase family protein, whose protein sequence is MDGITVDQRRLDALCRRWRIVELALFGSFLRGDDTKESDVDLLVTFDPEAGWSLFDFVELQDELSSLLGRKVDLVSRRGLERSLNPIRPKEILSTARVIYACEG, encoded by the coding sequence ATGGACGGCATAACTGTAGACCAGCGTCGGCTCGATGCCCTGTGCCGCCGGTGGAGAATCGTTGAGTTGGCGCTCTTTGGCTCTTTTCTACGCGGCGACGATACTAAAGAGAGCGACGTGGACCTGTTGGTGACCTTCGATCCCGAAGCCGGTTGGTCGCTTTTCGATTTCGTCGAACTGCAGGACGAACTCTCCAGTCTGCTTGGGCGAAAGGTGGACCTGGTGAGCCGCCGGGGTTTAGAACGCAGCCTAAACCCCATCCGGCCGAAGGAAATCTTGTCAACGGCGAGGGTAATCTATGCCTGCGAGGGATAG
- a CDS encoding DUF86 domain-containing protein → MPARDRSHLFDILGALNSIRAFIAGVDHDSFVKNDMLLSAVIRKLEILGEATKRLSPEFRSAHPGVPWTMMSGMKDVLIHDYDQVDVELVWKTVSYEADETRRMVEKLIGEGDPDSGSMPND, encoded by the coding sequence ATGCCTGCGAGGGATAGAAGTCATCTGTTCGACATTCTCGGGGCCCTGAATTCCATCCGGGCCTTTATTGCCGGCGTGGACCACGATTCCTTCGTGAAGAACGACATGTTGCTGTCGGCGGTCATCCGCAAGCTGGAAATCCTCGGCGAAGCGACAAAGCGCCTATCGCCTGAGTTTCGCTCCGCCCACCCCGGTGTACCCTGGACGATGATGTCAGGTATGAAGGACGTCTTAATCCACGATTACGACCAGGTGGATGTGGAGCTCGTTTGGAAAACGGTATCGTACGAGGCGGACGAGACGAGGCGGATGGTAGAGAAACTTATCGGCGAAGGGGACCCGGACTCCGGTAGCATGCCAAATGATTAA
- a CDS encoding ATP-binding cassette domain-containing protein, with protein MINDDTAPVIESEGLTKVFRVFRRRSGIGGAIVNLFKREYEEIRAVDGVSFAIQPGEILGYIGPNGAGKSTTIKMLCGIIRPTEGSCRVLGRDPHRQRVANAREIGVMFGQRSQLWWDIAVQESFRLLEKIYEVPRDEFKKNLDFFIEVLELGDLLRLPVRKLSLGQRVRCELAGTLLHNPRVVYLDEPTIGLDVSVKQRIREFLSHVATERRTTVMLTTHDLADIERLAKRIMIIDRGRIIYDGPLTEFKRTFGRRRVVYLDTEGPASLDAAELAAALAIPREALEVRLGERNGLSVGFDPKETTAKEVIAACLTRLTVRDLTISEPKIESIVRHIYDDRMDNYPHDADPMARTAGRRAGRRRRI; from the coding sequence ATGATTAACGACGACACGGCCCCCGTCATCGAATCCGAGGGGCTGACCAAGGTTTTTCGCGTATTCCGGCGCCGGTCCGGCATCGGGGGCGCCATCGTCAACCTCTTCAAGCGCGAGTATGAAGAGATCCGGGCCGTGGACGGGGTGAGCTTCGCCATCCAGCCCGGGGAGATTCTCGGCTACATCGGCCCCAACGGCGCGGGCAAATCCACCACCATCAAGATGCTCTGCGGCATCATCCGCCCCACCGAGGGAAGCTGCCGCGTCCTGGGCCGTGACCCCCACCGCCAGCGCGTGGCCAACGCCCGGGAAATCGGCGTCATGTTCGGCCAGCGCTCCCAGCTCTGGTGGGACATCGCCGTTCAGGAGAGCTTCCGGCTGCTGGAGAAAATCTACGAGGTTCCGCGTGACGAGTTCAAAAAGAACCTGGACTTCTTCATCGAGGTGCTGGAGCTGGGAGACCTGTTACGCCTGCCGGTGCGCAAGCTCTCCCTGGGCCAGCGGGTGCGGTGCGAGCTGGCCGGGACCCTTCTGCACAACCCCCGGGTCGTGTACCTGGACGAGCCCACCATCGGCCTCGACGTCTCGGTGAAGCAGCGCATCCGGGAGTTCCTCTCCCACGTGGCCACCGAGCGCCGGACCACCGTCATGCTCACCACCCACGACCTGGCGGACATCGAGCGGCTGGCGAAGCGTATAATGATAATTGACCGGGGGAGGATCATCTACGACGGGCCGCTGACGGAGTTCAAGCGGACATTCGGTCGCCGGCGGGTCGTGTACCTGGATACGGAAGGTCCGGCGTCGCTGGATGCCGCGGAGCTGGCGGCCGCCCTCGCCATCCCCCGCGAGGCTTTGGAGGTGCGGCTGGGGGAGCGCAACGGGCTGTCGGTGGGGTTCGACCCGAAGGAGACGACGGCCAAGGAGGTCATCGCCGCCTGCCTCACCCGCCTGACCGTCCGCGACCTGACGATCAGCGAGCCGAAGATAGAGAGCATCGTCCGGCACATTTACGACGACCGCATGGACAACTACCCCCACGATGCCGATCCGATGGCCCGGACCGCCGGGCGGCGCGCGGGACGGCGGCGACGGATATGA
- a CDS encoding nitroreductase family protein, whose protein sequence is MDFSRLVDSRHSCRAFDPDRPVPEDLITRCLRAAQLAPSACNAQPWRFVVVTEADKRRLICDEALGGMVPNRWAADAPVLVVLAAVRKLGIARLGEGIKDIPYHLMDCGAAGEHLVLEATELGLATCWLGWFKEKPLRKLIHAPGSWKLLAIIALGWPAESWEPAKRSRVELGEAAFRGDAGTPWSVEG, encoded by the coding sequence ATGGATTTCAGTAGGTTAGTAGACAGTAGGCATTCCTGCCGCGCCTTCGACCCGGACCGCCCGGTGCCGGAGGATTTGATTACCCGGTGTCTCCGGGCGGCGCAACTGGCACCCAGCGCCTGCAACGCCCAGCCCTGGCGATTCGTCGTGGTCACCGAGGCGGATAAACGGCGACTGATTTGCGACGAGGCCCTGGGCGGCATGGTGCCGAACAGATGGGCCGCGGACGCCCCGGTCCTCGTGGTCCTGGCGGCGGTCAGAAAGCTCGGCATCGCGCGCCTCGGCGAGGGCATCAAGGACATCCCCTATCATTTGATGGACTGCGGCGCGGCGGGCGAGCACCTCGTCCTGGAGGCCACGGAGCTGGGGCTGGCCACCTGCTGGCTCGGTTGGTTCAAGGAGAAACCGCTCAGAAAACTCATCCACGCGCCGGGGTCCTGGAAGCTCCTGGCCATCATCGCCCTCGGCTGGCCCGCGGAAAGTTGGGAGCCCGCGAAGCGTAGCCGGGTGGAACTCGGAGAGGCGGCCTTCCGCGGAGACGCCGGTACGCCGTGGAGCGTGGAGGGGTAG
- a CDS encoding CsgG/HfaB family protein, translating into MRRVLIFVFLLAAGSLGAEKIKLAFIGLDAAGVSESAAAGIADAILDTLINTHRFDVVEREKLAAILEEQALTLSGCTSTECIVEVGQLAGADKVLVGKVSQVGSIYTLTLRLADITTGKLEYSDSADAINVEYLVNEGRSIVQRFADSIPVTGKVIGVDKGIIKVNLGTQENLSPGDELEVYRIGEEYYDPETGLLVGHDIIELGKAVVSRVIEAALSEAKLRGEFEVTTGDRVRLAGITSTSGYRREITLDEFQIHLGGGYPFIGDFSIAYSSRGEGYFGLSVATILMDKGIGLDPDKYVARSGSPMLTLDYDFYFGRIFRVYAGLGAGIFIRFGEDDSTLLFIGKAKAGVEYRFSSWLGVSIGADYYPFIGSPGQPQITSPGGTGSTDNQSGIIWFGKALNTRIGVEFYL; encoded by the coding sequence GTGCGCAGGGTACTGATTTTCGTGTTTCTACTCGCTGCCGGCTCACTGGGTGCGGAGAAGATAAAGCTCGCCTTCATCGGTCTGGATGCTGCGGGAGTCAGTGAGTCCGCGGCGGCGGGGATTGCGGATGCAATCCTGGATACCCTGATCAATACCCACCGTTTCGACGTGGTCGAACGGGAAAAGCTTGCGGCCATACTCGAGGAGCAGGCCCTGACATTATCGGGGTGCACGTCAACCGAGTGCATCGTGGAGGTCGGCCAGTTGGCCGGTGCCGATAAAGTCCTCGTCGGAAAGGTTTCCCAGGTGGGAAGCATCTACACCTTAACCTTGCGTTTAGCGGACATAACAACCGGTAAATTAGAATATTCGGACTCCGCCGATGCCATAAACGTGGAATATCTTGTTAACGAAGGGCGTTCGATCGTGCAACGGTTCGCCGACAGCATCCCGGTGACGGGTAAGGTTATCGGCGTGGATAAAGGCATAATAAAGGTGAATCTGGGTACGCAGGAAAACCTGAGCCCAGGCGATGAGCTCGAGGTTTACCGGATTGGCGAAGAATACTACGACCCGGAAACGGGTTTACTCGTAGGGCATGACATTATCGAATTGGGTAAGGCGGTTGTCTCCCGCGTTATTGAAGCGGCCTTATCGGAAGCCAAGCTGAGGGGGGAATTCGAAGTCACGACCGGCGACAGGGTACGTTTAGCTGGAATCACCAGTACAAGCGGATATAGACGTGAAATTACATTAGATGAATTCCAAATCCATCTCGGCGGGGGATACCCCTTTATCGGAGATTTCTCCATCGCCTACTCCAGTCGGGGAGAAGGCTACTTCGGTCTGTCGGTGGCCACTATATTAATGGATAAGGGTATCGGCTTGGACCCTGACAAGTACGTCGCGCGGTCGGGATCACCGATGCTTACACTGGACTACGATTTCTATTTCGGCCGTATCTTTCGGGTGTATGCAGGTCTCGGAGCTGGAATATTCATCAGATTCGGCGAAGACGACTCCACGTTACTCTTCATAGGCAAGGCAAAGGCTGGTGTGGAGTACCGTTTCTCTTCCTGGTTGGGGGTAAGCATCGGTGCCGATTACTACCCATTCATCGGCAGCCCCGGGCAGCCACAGATAACCAGCCCGGGCGGCACGGGCAGCACGGACAATCAAAGTGGGATTATATGGTTCGGAAAGGCTCTTAACACGCGGATCGGCGTCGAGTTCTACCTCTAA
- the rseP gene encoding RIP metalloprotease RseP, producing MQGIFFDILGFVISFGLVVAVHEFGHLVAAKILGIGVQRFSIGIGKRLFGIRRGETDYCLSLVPIGGYVRLAGDAAENPLSAEPTHINSTPAWKRIIVYLSGPLANVVLALLLNFAVNLGGYDELHLEPVIGEVIGELPEGKPSPASRAGLLPGDLVVAVDGEPITDWSELSRRITLHTGEELTFDVERDGARRELTLTPWVNPETGFAQVGVRVHLEPVVSALYPPGEDLGFRVGDRIQSLAGTPVASADDYTARLDELKKMENPPVEVTVAFQRGGKSFALDVPLDHLDERAFTLGGEVRHMAPGLFGALGQSADETFSAALEFYTVLYLLLAQRIPASEAIGGPIAIASVSGKMAEAGLSVFLRFVALLSVMLGIMNTLPIPMLDGGMVTLLVVEAVRGRPLSLKVRQRIQYIGIVLLGFLLLYALYSDLKRVFF from the coding sequence TTGCAAGGCATCTTCTTCGACATCCTCGGGTTCGTAATCTCCTTCGGGCTGGTGGTGGCTGTCCACGAGTTTGGGCACCTCGTCGCCGCGAAAATCCTCGGTATCGGCGTCCAGCGATTCTCCATCGGCATCGGCAAGCGCCTTTTCGGCATCCGGCGCGGTGAGACCGACTACTGTCTCTCCCTCGTGCCGATCGGCGGTTACGTCCGCCTGGCGGGAGACGCCGCCGAGAACCCGTTGTCCGCCGAGCCCACCCACATCAACTCCACCCCGGCCTGGAAGAGGATCATCGTCTACCTCTCGGGCCCGCTGGCCAACGTCGTCCTGGCGCTCCTTTTAAACTTCGCCGTCAACCTGGGCGGTTACGACGAGCTCCACCTCGAGCCGGTAATCGGGGAGGTCATCGGGGAACTGCCCGAGGGTAAGCCCAGTCCCGCCTCGCGGGCCGGACTCCTGCCCGGGGACCTCGTCGTCGCCGTGGACGGCGAGCCCATCACTGACTGGAGCGAGCTCAGCCGCCGCATCACCCTCCACACGGGGGAAGAGTTGACCTTCGACGTCGAGCGGGATGGCGCGAGACGGGAGCTCACCCTGACCCCCTGGGTGAACCCCGAGACCGGCTTCGCCCAGGTCGGCGTCCGGGTCCACCTCGAGCCGGTGGTGAGCGCCCTCTACCCCCCGGGGGAGGACCTGGGCTTCCGAGTGGGAGACCGGATACAGTCGCTGGCGGGCACCCCGGTGGCGAGCGCCGACGATTACACGGCGCGCCTGGACGAGCTGAAAAAGATGGAAAATCCGCCAGTCGAAGTTACCGTCGCCTTCCAGCGCGGCGGGAAAAGCTTCGCCCTGGACGTCCCTCTCGATCATCTCGACGAACGGGCGTTCACTCTTGGCGGCGAGGTGCGACACATGGCCCCGGGGCTCTTCGGCGCCCTCGGGCAATCGGCGGACGAAACCTTCTCCGCGGCCCTCGAGTTCTACACCGTCCTCTACCTCCTCCTGGCCCAGCGCATACCAGCCTCGGAAGCCATCGGGGGACCCATCGCCATCGCCTCCGTCTCGGGTAAGATGGCCGAGGCGGGCCTCAGCGTGTTCCTGCGCTTCGTCGCCCTCCTCTCGGTCATGCTGGGCATCATGAACACCCTGCCGATTCCCATGCTGGACGGGGGGATGGTCACGCTCCTGGTCGTGGAGGCGGTCCGCGGCCGGCCCCTGTCACTGAAGGTGCGTCAGAGGATACAGTACATCGGTATCGTGCTGCTGGGCTTCCTCCTGCTTTACGCCCTCTATTCCGATCTGAAGCGCGTCTTCTTCTAA
- the dxr gene encoding 1-deoxy-D-xylulose-5-phosphate reductoisomerase: MRKRTLSILGSTGSIGLKTLTVARSLGFPVVALGALDEVEEVFAQIEEFRPRLAFLFDEPAAEALAKKTAGFGTEVASGTEGLLKLARVDGADTFVAASSGSVALEATYEAVRSGMDVALANKEVLVAAGSLFIEAVKEHDVELLPIDSEHSAIWQCLGDRPRSEVARLIITASGGPFLNRSDLTDVTPSEALRHPNWSMGAKITVDSATLFNKGLELIEAHWLFGIHDVEVLVHPQSVVHSLVEFADGSVLGQLGRPDMLLPIQYALTHPDRVAGPAPRLDLTQTDGLEFFPVDENRFPALGLARRALSAGGLAPAHLSAADEVAVEAFLTERIRFTDIPRVLERVLDELGAPGYTTLGEVRSALDAAKERAAALVNRGL; this comes from the coding sequence ATGCGTAAACGGACGCTCTCCATTCTCGGCTCGACCGGCTCCATCGGACTCAAGACGCTCACCGTCGCGCGGTCCCTCGGGTTTCCGGTCGTCGCCCTGGGGGCCCTGGACGAGGTCGAGGAGGTTTTCGCCCAAATCGAGGAGTTCAGGCCGCGTCTGGCCTTCCTCTTCGACGAACCCGCCGCGGAGGCTTTGGCGAAGAAGACGGCTGGATTCGGAACCGAGGTCGCGTCGGGGACCGAGGGCCTCTTAAAGCTCGCCCGGGTGGACGGGGCGGACACTTTCGTCGCCGCCAGCTCCGGTTCCGTGGCTCTCGAGGCGACCTACGAAGCCGTCCGCTCCGGCATGGACGTGGCCCTGGCCAACAAAGAAGTTCTGGTCGCCGCCGGGTCGCTCTTCATCGAAGCCGTCAAAGAGCACGATGTGGAGCTGCTCCCCATAGATTCGGAGCACTCGGCCATCTGGCAGTGCCTGGGCGACCGCCCCCGGAGCGAGGTCGCCCGGCTCATCATCACCGCCTCGGGCGGCCCCTTCCTGAACCGATCCGATCTGACGGACGTAACCCCCAGCGAGGCCCTCCGCCACCCCAACTGGAGCATGGGGGCCAAGATAACCGTGGACTCGGCCACCCTCTTCAACAAGGGGCTGGAGCTCATCGAGGCCCACTGGCTCTTCGGAATCCACGACGTAGAGGTGCTCGTCCATCCCCAGTCCGTGGTGCACAGCCTGGTGGAGTTCGCCGACGGCTCCGTGCTGGGCCAGCTCGGTCGGCCCGACATGCTCCTGCCGATCCAGTACGCCCTGACCCACCCGGACCGGGTCGCGGGCCCCGCGCCGAGACTCGACCTGACACAGACGGACGGACTCGAGTTCTTCCCGGTTGACGAGAACCGTTTTCCGGCGTTGGGTCTGGCCCGGCGGGCGCTCTCCGCGGGCGGCCTGGCGCCGGCGCACCTCTCCGCCGCCGACGAGGTCGCCGTGGAGGCCTTTCTGACGGAGAGAATCCGGTTCACCGACATACCGCGCGTCCTGGAGCGCGTTTTGGACGAATTGGGCGCGCCGGGGTACACCACCCTGGGCGAGGTTCGCTCCGCCCTGGACGCCGCGAAGGAGCGGGCGGCCGCGCTCGTGAATCGCGGATTGTAA
- a CDS encoding phosphatidate cytidylyltransferase produces the protein MEEKAPNFLLRTLSGLVWAGVFLFCAWYGSTWRWVILMGLCVIGGVYEMRNLTREKGKAADPFLSGLGALVILAGAWFRGVEGLAYGSLAAVLVNALTVLRRRYEGALEIFARSVLTSFYLGLGTGAAVLLGHGTRGGPLLVVTLAALWIADTGAYIVGSLFGRHQLAPHLSPKKTVEGLVAGVVLAAGGALTLETYLLNAGIRGRYILILGVVVALAALLGDLAVSAIKRDAGLKDTGSIVPGHGGLLDRLDSFLLVMPAVCLYLISLQHIGLWNGTLG, from the coding sequence ATGGAAGAAAAAGCTCCGAATTTCCTTTTACGAACCCTTTCCGGCTTGGTCTGGGCCGGTGTTTTTCTCTTCTGCGCCTGGTACGGCTCCACCTGGCGCTGGGTCATCCTGATGGGTCTGTGCGTCATCGGCGGCGTGTACGAAATGCGCAACCTGACCCGGGAGAAGGGAAAGGCGGCCGATCCCTTCCTGAGCGGCCTGGGCGCCCTGGTCATTCTGGCCGGCGCCTGGTTCCGCGGGGTCGAGGGCCTGGCCTACGGGTCCCTGGCCGCGGTGCTGGTCAACGCGCTGACGGTTCTGCGGCGTCGGTACGAGGGCGCGCTGGAAATTTTCGCCCGCAGTGTCCTCACCTCGTTCTACCTGGGCCTGGGGACGGGGGCGGCGGTGCTTCTGGGACATGGGACCCGGGGTGGGCCGCTGCTGGTGGTTACCCTGGCCGCGCTCTGGATCGCGGACACCGGGGCCTACATCGTCGGCTCACTCTTCGGCAGGCATCAGCTCGCCCCGCATCTGTCACCGAAAAAGACCGTGGAGGGGCTCGTCGCCGGCGTCGTTCTGGCCGCAGGCGGCGCCTTGACCCTCGAAACCTACCTCTTGAACGCCGGTATCCGGGGGAGATACATCCTCATTCTAGGTGTGGTGGTCGCGCTGGCGGCCCTCCTGGGCGATCTGGCCGTCTCGGCGATCAAACGCGACGCGGGGCTGAAAGACACCGGCAGCATCGTACCCGGCCACGGCGGCCTCCTGGACCGGCTGGACAGCTTCCTTCTGGTCATGCCCGCAGTATGCCTCTATCTGATAAGTCTCCAACACATCGGACTCTGGAACGGCACCCTGGGCTGA
- a CDS encoding isoprenyl transferase: MPRFDTQSQKPEVPRFTRLPRHVAIIMDGNGRWAAARGKPRIFGHRRGMERAKDITRACGDLLIESLTLYAFSLDNWKRPKVEVDALMRLLVKYLKSELGEMMYSNIRFRALGERGMLPEAVREAARGDEEMTAKNTGLNLNLAVSYGGRKEILGAVNRLLEEERQGTLPAGPVDEDAFAQRLYTAGQPEVDLLIRTSGELRVSDFLLWQIAYAELYLTEVFWPDFSREELYLALKDYEGRERRFGGVGGDKGRRAPTT, translated from the coding sequence TTGCCCCGTTTCGACACCCAGAGCCAGAAGCCCGAGGTCCCGCGCTTCACGCGGCTCCCGCGCCACGTGGCGATAATCATGGACGGTAACGGCCGCTGGGCCGCCGCCCGGGGCAAGCCGCGCATCTTCGGCCACCGCCGCGGCATGGAGCGGGCCAAGGACATCACCCGGGCCTGCGGCGACTTGTTAATCGAGTCGCTTACCCTCTACGCCTTCAGCCTGGACAACTGGAAGCGCCCCAAGGTCGAGGTGGACGCCCTGATGCGCCTGTTGGTCAAGTACCTCAAGAGCGAGCTCGGGGAGATGATGTACTCCAACATCCGCTTCCGGGCACTCGGCGAGCGGGGTATGCTCCCCGAGGCGGTGCGTGAGGCCGCCCGCGGGGACGAAGAGATGACGGCCAAGAACACCGGGCTCAACCTCAACCTGGCGGTGAGCTACGGCGGCCGGAAGGAGATTCTGGGCGCGGTCAACCGGCTCCTGGAGGAGGAGAGGCAGGGGACGCTACCCGCCGGTCCCGTGGACGAGGACGCCTTCGCCCAAAGGCTCTACACCGCCGGTCAGCCCGAGGTGGACCTGTTGATTCGGACCTCGGGCGAGCTGCGCGTGTCCGATTTCCTGCTCTGGCAGATAGCCTACGCCGAGCTCTACCTCACCGAGGTCTTCTGGCCCGATTTTTCCCGGGAGGAGCTCTACCTGGCGCTCAAGGACTACGAGGGGCGGGAACGCCGCTTCGGCGGCGTCGGCGGGGATAAGGGGCGGCGGGCGCCTACCACCTGA
- a CDS encoding DUF3892 domain-containing protein: MAKWADYLISCCTYEEGHIEKVGVREHSNGGVGSATTRTRSWVLGRMDAGYSFCTITKDSDGEWRKGALVHIVTVNGKRYLRTDANYRESDNLGELPEC; this comes from the coding sequence ATGGCGAAGTGGGCGGATTACCTCATCTCCTGCTGCACCTACGAGGAGGGACACATCGAGAAGGTGGGGGTGCGGGAACACTCGAACGGGGGCGTGGGGTCCGCAACAACGCGGACCCGTTCATGGGTGCTGGGCAGAATGGACGCGGGATACTCCTTCTGCACGATAACGAAGGACAGTGATGGAGAGTGGCGTAAAGGTGCGCTGGTCCACATCGTGACGGTCAACGGGAAACGCTACCTGCGCACGGACGCCAACTACAGAGAAAGCGATAATCTGGGCGAGCTGCCGGAATGCTGA